The DNA sequence AACCAAACTGGGCTTGACGGGATCATTAAATGGTAGTGGTGCTATATAGCACCATATCCACCACAAAGAACCCCTGAAGAACCGCTGAAGAACCATTATTTTTTAGTGTGTACAATAGCACCGCCGtatatgggtgtcatgccataaaatatttttaatacgattgaatttgcatttaatgtaaattttcataactatattgtaagttacttactGTAATAAATTAAACCTTCGttatcttcgggaagaaggaggcgggaaccggcggacaatcaaaatgaaactttaataattcaaaataaacacaaaacagattaaaccaaaacctaaaataaagcccaggcctggtcctctctcgtccttcactgtcgtcgctccagttttatatccttccatctcctccgtgggcctcgagaccggcgggtcgaacaggtgtagctcatctccaatcactccactggcctcgctcccacgtccctcggcccgccccactcgtcacacttactttaaaggcgggcgtacacggtgcgatttttgctgtcgtacgagtttgcatgcgatttttttcaatcgtgtggaaatcgcgtatgctcgtatgtTCACGGCTTGAATCATTTGCgaggaattacgagccgagcagagtggcttacgagcacttcccaacctcccgatcatttttaaacatgtctaaaaagtttgtgagctatcggtttgaattcgtgacgtgtgcgcggttgaacgagccgatttgttgatttagctgaagttgaccaatcacgaactaggaaaaccacagaagaagaaagaggaAGACGGCAGTGCCActgcgaatgtggactattgaccaggaggataaactcgctgaagtctgacaggaacagcgagtgCTGTACGATGCTTCTAGCAACGTGTTCCAATGCCTTttaagttctctctctctcacacatacgcatatgtagtttacagggactctccatagacgtaacgtattctatactgtatatccccatacactacctctatccatcacggaaaatgcatgtttaaaatttctattaaacaccgtattgtatttttttaagccatttggtttacgagggcacattaattgtcctcacaaaccatatttacattgtaatacctatttcagatatttataaaccatatacaagaacacacacacacacacacaggttgaccaaacgtcccggtttccgattgctgaaaaataacctgtacgtgtaggaaacagtcacggctcgcatcaatattttatatgcagttatgagagagggagagcagttatattaggcgcgttccacttgaagcagcgctgcacagaatgatcacctgtatgacatcaaagtaccgcgagagcgattcgaatgcattggatatgtgtgctctcttattgctctcgcggtactttaatgtcatacagtgatccttctgtgcgtgcagcggtgcttcaagtcgaacgcgtctatcaacttcgtgcgattgcttctggaattcgcaggttgtaaaatcgtgtcgtatatcatctcgtccgtacgattttcatataaactcactcgtgccgtgtgcgtggacatacgatcttccgaccatccgaattcgcaccgtgtacgcccgcctttacactttcattttacagagagtaaagaaaatttacattaccaaagaacatttttattcagtctagccagagttcaggcaaaaattcccattaaaatcactgaagcatttaaaaaaaaaaaagagcaagtgaacaaaacaccgcgtttcagtgatgactcttctgcacgtctctgattggccattgcattcataagcgcaacagaatcgtttctgattggttatcatgaagcattGTACGAacacgtctgtctctggctcagcgccagccagcaaaCGCAGGTTTGAATTTAGCTGCTAATGCTGTACACTGAATGATCTAATCACTCAGGTgttattgtatcaaatatataaaaaattttactTGGCTATTtttgtcgtttggaagctgcatttgaTTGCCCTActgcatacaggtgcatctcaataaattaaaatgtcgtggaaaagttaatttatttcagttattcaactcaaaatgtgaaatctgtgtattaaataaattcaatgcacacagactgaagtagtttaagtctttggttcttttaattgtgatgattttggctcatatttaacaaaaccccaccaatggCCTTCTGGAAGGTATGTTAATTaactgtactcaatacttggtaggggctccttttgctttagcCTCAATTCGGATCAGGAAATATGATTTATTCTGAAGCAATATTCTTATCAGATTTCTATCAGCTGTGACATATaaatctgcatgttttttttttatttaatccaaGGGCATTTTTTACCTTTATGGAGGGCATTTCCCCCCAACCTCATTAATATGTCATCTTTCATTtaaaattcttacatttactCAATAAATTCAATTATACTAATATGATTATTGCAATCTCTACGTTATCATATtaagttacactgaaaaaaatacaagTGCATTGAATAATGTTATGAAATTGGTTGGTACAAACAAGAAGTTATGTTGGAAATGATactttttaactaaattaaaccgccagtaggtgCCAGCAGTGAGctttttatgagtgagtcactgagttGTTTATTCATCAGATGTTTATGTATGAgctactgaatcattgactcaaccgATTCGTTCGGAACATGGAATTATTCAGGAATGAATCGGCTGTTTTCCGTGAGGTGCGCTGTGGTTCCTAAAATGTAAGTGACCtaatattattgtaattgctTATTGAACTGTTTATTGTTCTATTAAACAGTCATAATGGTGAAAACGTTGTGTGATGTTGCATAactaactgtattttaaatataaaaacttttcatTTAGATTTGTTAACCTCAGCATGCTTAAATTAATGTTACTTGTCTGGAGTTAATGAAGCGTTAATGTCGAGCCTCGGAGACGAGTCTATGTGCGGGGATCAAACCCCAGACGGCACCGGCCCAATTTAAACCCGGGTTACCACTGTTTACGAGAATACAAGAGGCCTTctgttttcttctgtttctttATGGCTTTAAAGTGTCATAAAATTGATAAGACTGCTATATTTACAACCCGCGATGTACACGATACAACAATTTGTCGTTAGCATTGAACATCATTGGATATGAATGCTATCGTTTGAAAGAACCAGATgacgtatatatttttttttatcttttgtattCCATTCCGCGCGGGAATTTATGACGTCACAATTCGCCCATGAAGGTATATAAAGGCGTAAAAATCACTTGCTCATTTTGTGCTTCTAAGTCTTGGGAGTAACATATTTGGTAGCGACTGTTAGCGACTGACAAACGGTGTTATAATGGGACTGCTTTCAAGACTAAAAGAAGCGACTGGTTTGGAGTGTGTACGAGAACCCTGTGTACACCCCAAAGACTCCCCCATCATGACGGAGAACCATCAGGCGCCGGTTGGTGCTCTTGAGAGCGATGGAGGGAGATCGATGAAGAGCTTCTGGAAGTGGGCCGCTCTTCACTTTCCTTCCCGCAGAAAGGGAACATATGACCTGGCCAAAGCCGAGGAGAAATACGGGACAGAGGCGGAAACACAGTGGAGAGATAGCGATGGTACACTCACATCAAAAACTGATCAATCACTAAATATTCAGTCACAGGAATTTCTGTTATTCCCccttatcattattataaaataaatcatcACACCTTATCTTGCACCCTCTTGTAATTATCACACCAAACATTTTAGAGTaacaggaaacattttttttaagagtttaaaTTGTAGGATATAAATTCAATTCAGACCTACTCCTAAATCAAGAACAGAATAATTTGAGTATGCAATATTacactctctttttatttatttaattgatattaTAGATCCAGCTCCTGAAGACCTCCTTGCTGCTGAGGAACAGCAGAAACACAGCGTCCTGGACAAGAGTAAGATTCATAAATATATGAGAATTAggacattttattataaatactttTGTACAGAATCAAATTTACatgtaaaattgtatttcatatttaCCTCAATTGTTTGTCTGTTAATAGACCAGAGTGAACTCTGTGTACATCCAAAAGACGGCCCCATCACATCAGAGAGCCGTCATCCTCATCCGTCTGAGATTGATGGAGGAAGAGAGCAGGAAGGGagagaggagaagaagaagaagaagagcttcTGGAAGTGGCCTGCTCTTCACTTTCCTTGCTGTGGAGCTGGAACATATGATCTGGCCGAAGTGGAAGAGAAATACTGGATAGAGGCGGGAACACACTGGAGAGATAGCGATGGTACACTCACATCAAATATTGATAAACCACAAAATATTCAATTACAGGAATTTCTGTTATTCCTCcttttcattattataaaataattataacaacGATCAGTGTCCCAAAAACACTGCTGTAATTATCACACCAAACATTTTAAAGTAAcatcattcttttctttttttaagagttAAAATTTTAGGATATACATTCAATTGAGAACTACTCCTAAATCAAGAACCACATTAATTTGAGTATGTTAGATTTTAcccttttagttattatttttttatttcatatttagatCCAGCTCCCGAAGACCTCCTTGCTGCTGAGGAACAGCAGAAACACAGCGTCCTGGACAAGAGTAAGATTCATAAATATATGAGAATtaggaaatgttattataaatactTGTACAGAATCAAATTTACatgtaaaattgtatttcatatttgCCTCAATTGTTTGTCTGTTAATAGACCAGAGTGAACTCTGTGTACATCCCAAAGACGGCCCCATCTCATCAGAGAGCCGTCATCCTCATCCGTCTGAGATTGATGGAGGAAGAGAGCAGGAAGGGAtagaggagaagaagaagaagaagaagagcttcTGGAAGTGGCCTGCTCTTCACTTTCCTTGCAGTGGAGCTGGAACATATGATCTGGCCGAAGTGGAAGAGAAATACTGGACAGAGGCGGGAACGCACTGGAGAGATAGCGATGGTACAATCACAAAAACATGTCATGATGATGCAAATATTGATAAATGACCGATTCTTCAATTACAGAAACTTCTCTTATAAAACACTGCTAACATCATCACACCAAACATTTTcgagtgacagtaaaaaaaatgtaaactttacTCTTTTTTTAGGATATTAATTCAAAACTTGTGCTAAATCTGTTAATAGACCAGAGTGTACACGAACACTGCGTACAACCCAAACACTCCCCCACCAGGTCTGAAGAGATGCCTGTTAGTGCTGTTGAGAACGATGGAGGGAGAACGGAGGCAGGGAGAGAGGAAGTCCTCCTCACTACTGAGGAACAGCTCGTGCAGGACATCCTGGACAAGGGTAAGAAGAAGAAATCTGTGAGAATTAGACAATGTTATTAGAAACCGTTATATAGACAGTATAATATAAAATTGCATTTCATACTCATGTGGGTGTCATATAACAGGCCACATTCGCAAGCAATATAAAATCGGCCGCATGCTTGGTGAAGGAGGATGTGGCAGTGTTTATGAAGGGACTCGCTGCGAGGATGGACTTAAGGTACACAATTTGATCTGTTTAGGATTTATGACTAGAGTGATATCAACTATCTGCACGTGATAATTATTAGTTCTTTGTTTTGTTGACTAGGTGGCTGTGAAATGTTCAGAGAAGACGCCAGACATGTCATATATCAGAGTGGTGAGTAGACTGCACTCTCTGTTTCATCGTCTCTTATTCACTGTTTTCAGTTGATCACACCCTATATTAATTTTAACCAGTCTACAATTGAGCTTTACTAGGCATTATTTGTGAATAATTTGGGAAACCACCTCCATCTAAGCATCATGTTTTCTTTCTGTTAGCCTGGTCATCCCAAACGTCTGCCAATGGAGATTGGCCTGATGCTCATGGCCAACAATGGCCCCAGCGTTTCCCAGATCATTAAGCTGCTCGACTGGGAGGATGACACAGATCACTACGTGATAGTCATGGAGCGACCAGTGCCTTGCGTGGATTTGTTTACTTTTGTGGATGATGAAGAAATGCTTGACGAGGGGATTGCAAGAAATATTATGCGGCAGATCATTGATGCCGCTAAAACTTGCTGCGATCGTGGCGTCTTCCATCGTGATATAAAACTGGAGAACATCTTGGTGAACCAGGACACCATGGAGGTCAAATTAATTGACTTCGGGTGCGGCGCAGTCATGAAGAAATCTGCCTTCAAATCCTTTAGTGGTATGTGTTATGAAGTGCTGTATTAATTATCTCACAGATACACATCTTATATGCACTCAACATGCTGTGATAATTGATTAAACATAAGACATCTTTCCTGCAGGCACGAAAGAGTACTGTCCACCTGAGTTCAACTTGAAGGGCAGGTACAAAGCAAAGCCAACCACAGTGTGGACACTAGGGTTCATCTTGTTTGAAATGCTGTGCGGGGAATGTCCTACATCCTACGACCAACACAAGATCACTGTGAACCTCTGGACCAGACCTGGCTTGTCAAAAGGTGAGATCTTCATCAAACAATGAACTCCAGATCATACAAAAAGGACCAATAGTTTCAAAGAGAGCAGGTGTAAAGTATACGTTTATAATCaaacatctctcttttttttctcttcacagAATGCTGCCAGATGATTTGTGATTGTCTGCAGCCTGATCCACAGAGGAGACTCAGTCTGGACAAGATGCATCTCCACGACTGGTTTAAGGTACTAAGACTAAGACTAGTTAAGCTTTTTGTTGGTTTAGTTTGATCATCAGTCGCCATGAACTTAAGATAATTTTTCTGCAAAAGTGAAGTATTTAGACAAATAATGCCGATTTATCTTTTGTTTCAGGTCACAGAGTAAAACACAACCTCAGAAAACAACTCCTGTCATGGCCAGCCTGTTGTTTTCTGTCTTCAGTCAGCTTTGCGTCTGGTGGACTGACAAGAGTGGCCTTTCCATCAGTCCACTCTGGCCTTAGCGTATTGCAGGCCCTTGCCTTGACTTAAAGCAGTCTGGCTGTATTGCTTGCTTGGGGATctgtaaataataattcattgtttatttggatttgtttatttattataaggaAGTTCGTAAGAACATTTCTAAGGAATTTTgtaagaaaatgatttattttgtaagaaaatttgtgaggaaaatataataaaattatatatttatattgtttgtgaATGCTTAATTCATTAATGATgattataatcatatatataatcattatctacaatatactgattagaaacattcatcttaatatatatatatatatatatatatatatatatatatatatatatatatatatatatatatatatatatatatatatagttattttatcacactttccgatgtttaaaacaatacttaaaaaaataaacgcatgcgcagtatcatcagttcattggTTCCAAATCGGACGCGtacgaaagaaacggttttcggttcagtgtactggtgatccgaaaaccgatgcaaccggttcttgactcgagaaggagaactgctccagcagtgggggTGTTTGTTCGTCATCTGTCTCGGCtgggtgttcatcttcagtttggtcttcacagcagttcagtcagtgtactgtttgagtaaattaattactccgggatattggtttattttgactcGGAGGGAGTGTCTGCCACGTTAAAAAAGacaacagcttaagtaatttgtggattaatggttaatggaaacgcaaaccgtttcaaacgatttagttcgatttggtgaactggttcaagaagatccggttacatcgagtgattcgttcggaCATCACTAAACTTCTTTAGTTATGGGGGGTATTAGTCATGGTTGTGATGTGACACATCAGCTACGATTTTTTACGCCAtatatgggtgtcatgccataaaatatttttaatacgactgaatttgcatttaatgtaaattttaataactatattgtaagttacttactttaacactttcattttacagagagtaaagaacatttacattatcaaagaacattttcattcagtctagccagagttcaggcaaaaattcccattaaaatcactgaagcattaaaaaaaaaaagagcaagtgaacaaaacagcacgtttcagtgatgactcttctgcacgtctctgattggccattgcattcataaggcaacagaatcgtttctgattggttatcatgaagcgttgtactaacgcgtctgtctctggctcagcgcaaGCCAGCGAACGCAGGTTTGAATTTAGCTGCTAATGCTGtacactgaacgatctaatcactcaggtgtgattgtatcaaatatataaaaaatattacttggCTATTtttgtcgtttggaagctgcatttgaTTGCCCTActgcatacaggtgcatctcaataaattaaaatgtcgtggaaaagttcatttatttcagtttttcaactcaaaatgtgaaatttgtgtattaaataaattcaatgcacacagactggagtagtttaagtctttggttcttttaattgtgatgattttggctcatatttaacaaaaccccaccaatggCCTTCTGGAAGGTATGTTAATTaactgtactcaatacttggtaggggctccttttgctttagcCTCAATTCGGATCATGAAATATGATTTATTCTGAAGCAATATTCTTATCAGATTTCTATCAGCTGTGACATATAAATctgcatgtttttaatatttaatccaaGGGCATTTTTTACCTTTATGGAGGGCATTTCCCCCCAACCTCATTAATATGTCATCTTTCATttaaaattcttacatttaatcaataaattcaaTTATACTAATATGATTATTGTAATCTCTACATTATCATATTAAAtaagttacactgaaaaaaatacaagtgcattgaataatgttattaaattgtttcaaatatttttttggaatgtACAAACAAGAAGTTATGTTGGAAATTATactttttaactaaattaaaccgccagtaggtgCCAGCAGTGAGctttttatgagtgagtcactgagttGTTTATTCATCAGATGTTTATTCATGAgctactgaatcattgactcaccgATTCGTTCGGAACATGGAATTATTCAGGAATGAATCGGCTGTTTTCCATGAGGTGTGCTGTGGTTCCGCCTAAAATGTAAGTGACCtaatattattgtaattgctTATTGAACTGTTTATTGTTCTATTAAACAGTCGTAATGGTGAAAACGTTGTGTGATGTTGCATAactaactgtattttaaatataaaaacttttcatttagattttttaccTCAGCATGCTTAAATTAATGTTACTTGTCTGGCGTTAATGAAGCGTTAATGTCGAGCCTCGGAGACGAGTCTATGTGCGGGGATCAAACCCCGGAAGGCACCGGCCTAATTTAAACCCGGGTTACCTGAGAATACAAGAGGCCTTctgttttcttctgtttctttATGGCTTTAAAGTGTCATAAAATTGATAAGACTGCTATATTTACAACCCGCGATGTACACGATACAACAAATTGTCGTTAGCATTGAACATCATTGGATATGAATGTTATCGTTTGAAAGAACCAGAtgacttataattttttttcttttttgtattccaTTCCGCGCGGGAATTTATGACGTCACAATTCGCCCATGAAGGTATATAAAGGCGTAAAAATCACTTGCTCATTTTGTGCTCCGGAGTCTTGGGAGTAACATATTTGGTAGCGACTGTTAGCGCCTGACAAAAGGTGTTATAATGGGACTGCTTTCAAGACTAAAAGAAGCGACTGGTTTGGAGTGTGTACGAGAACCCTGTGTACACCCCAAAGACTCCCCCATCATGACGGAGAACCATCAACCGGCACCGGTTGGTGCTCTTGAGAGCGATGGAGGGAGATCGATGAAGAGCTTCTGGAAGTGGGCCGCTCTTCACTTTCCTTCCCGCAGAAAGGGAACATATGACCTGGCCAAAGCCGAGGAGAAATACGGGACAGAGGCGGAAACACAGTGGAGAGATAGCGATGGTACACTCACATCAAAAACTGATCAATCACTAAATATTCAGTCACAGGAATTTCTGTTATTCCCccttatcattattataaaataaaataattataaaaatgatcaCTATCCCAAAACACTGCTGTAATTATCACACCAAACATTTTAGAGTAAcaggaaacattattattattatttttttaagagtttaAATTGTAGGATATAAATTCAATTCAGACCTACTCCTAAATAAAGAACAGAATAATTTGAGTATGCAATATTacactctctttttatttatttaattgatattaTAGATCCAGCTCCTGAAGACCTCATTGCTGCTGAGGTACAGCAGAAACACAGCGTCATGGACAAGAGTAAGATTCATAAATATATGAGAATTaggaaattttattataaatactttTGTACAGAATCAAATTTACatgtaaaattgtatttcatatttgCCTCAATTGTTTGTCTGTTAATAGACCAGAGTGAACTCTGTGTACATCCCAAAGACGGCCCCATCACATCAGAGAGCCGTCATCCTCATCCGTCTGAGATTGATGGAGGAAGAGAGCAGGAAGGGagagaggagaagaagaagaagaagaagaagagcttcTGGAAGTGGCCTGCTCCTCACTTTCCTTGCTGTGGAGCTGGAACATATGATCTGGCCGAAGTGGAAGAGAAATACTGGATAGAGGCGGGAACGCACTGGAGAGATAGCGATGGTACACTCACATCAAATATTGATAAACCACAAAATATTCAATTACAGGAATTTCTGTTATTCCTCcttttcattattataaaataattataacaacGATCAGTGTCCCAAAAACTGCTGTAATTATCACACCAAACATTTTAAAGTAacattattcttttctttttttaagagttAAAATTTTAGGATATACATTCAATTGAGAACTACTCCTAAATCAAGAACCACATTAATTTGAGTATGTTATATTTTAcccttttagttattattttttttatttcatatttagatCCAGCTCCCGAAGACCTCCTTGCTGCTGAGGAACAGCAGAAACACAGCGTCCTGGACAAGAGTAAGATTCATAAATATATGAGAATtaggaaatgttattataaatactTGTACAGAATCAAATTTACatgtaaaattgtatttcatatttgCCTCAATTGTTTGTCTGTTAATAGACCAGAGTGAACTCTGTGTACATCCAAAAGACGGCCCCATCTCATCAGAGAGCCGTCATCCTCATCCGTCTGAGATTGATGGAGGAAGAGAGAAGGAAGGGagagaggagaagaagaagagctTCTGGAAGTGGCCTGCTCTTCACTTTCCTTGCAGTGGAGCTGGAACATATGATCTGGCCGAAGTGGAAGAGAAATACTGGATAGAGGCGGGAACGCACTGGAGAGATAGCGATGGTACAATCACAAAAACATGTCATGATGATGCAAATATTCATAAATGACCGATTCTTCAATTACAGAAACTTCTCTTATAAAACACTGCTAACATTATCACACCAAACATTTTcgagtgacagtaaaaaaaaattaaactttactCTTTTTTTAGGATATTAATTCAAAACTTGTGCTTAATCTGTTAATAGACCAGAGTGTACACGAACAATGCGTACAAACCAAAGACTCCCCCACCAGGTCTGAAGAGACGCCTGTTAGTGCTGTTGAGAACGATGGAGGGAGAACGGAGGCAGGGAGAGAGGAAGTCCTCCTCACTAC is a window from the Carassius carassius chromosome 13, fCarCar2.1, whole genome shotgun sequence genome containing:
- the LOC132155934 gene encoding serine/threonine-protein kinase pim-2-like isoform X1, whose product is MGLLSRLKEATGLECVREPCVHPKDSPIMTENHQAPVGALESDGGRSMKSFWKWAALHFPSRRKGTYDLAKAEEKYGTEAETQWRDSDDPAPEDLLAAEEQQKHSVLDKNQSELCVHPKDGPITSESRHPHPSEIDGGREQEGREEKKKKKSFWKWPALHFPCCGAGTYDLAEVEEKYWIEAGTHWRDSDDQSVHEHCVQPKHSPTRSEEMPVSAVENDGGRTEAGREEVLLTTEEQLVQDILDKGHIRKQYKIGRMLGEGGCGSVYEGTRCEDGLKVAVKCSEKTPDMSYIRVPGHPKRLPMEIGLMLMANNGPSVSQIIKLLDWEDDTDHYVIVMERPVPCVDLFTFVDDEEMLDEGIARNIMRQIIDAAKTCCDRGVFHRDIKLENILVNQDTMEVKLIDFGCGAVMKKSAFKSFSGTKEYCPPEFNLKGRYKAKPTTVWTLGFILFEMLCGECPTSYDQHKITVNLWTRPGLSKECCQMICDCLQPDPQRRLSLDKMHLHDWFKVLRLRLVKLFVGLV
- the LOC132155934 gene encoding serine/threonine-protein kinase pim-2-like isoform X2, with the protein product MGLLSRLKEATGLECVREPCVHPKDSPIMTENHQAPVGALESDGGRSMKSFWKWAALHFPSRRKGTYDLAKAEEKYGTEAETQWRDSDDPAPEDLLAAEEQQKHSVLDKNQSELCVHPKDGPITSESRHPHPSEIDGGREQEGREEKKKKKSFWKWPALHFPCCGAGTYDLAEVEEKYWIEAGTHWRDSDDQSVHEHCVQPKHSPTRSEEMPVSAVENDGGRTEAGREEVLLTTEEQLVQDILDKGHIRKQYKIGRMLGEGGCGSVYEGTRCEDGLKVAVKCSEKTPDMSYIRVPGHPKRLPMEIGLMLMANNGPSVSQIIKLLDWEDDTDHYVIVMERPVPCVDLFTFVDDEEMLDEGIARNIMRQIIDAAKTCCDRGVFHRDIKLENILVNQDTMEVKLIDFGCGAVMKKSAFKSFSGTKEYCPPEFNLKGRYKAKPTTVWTLGFILFEMLCGECPTSYDQHKITVNLWTRPGLSKECCQMICDCLQPDPQRRLSLDKMHLHDWFKVTE